A stretch of DNA from Candidatus Zixiibacteriota bacterium:
TAAAGCCTGGCTGAGGCTGCACTAAGGCTCCGTTAACAAAGAAGGAGCTCGCTGTCGGTGACAGCACCGAATTAGAAATTATTTATTCGACCGGTAAGAAAGTTGGCCCGTCCAGTAAACGACCCGCAATTTCAACCAATGAAGGTCCGCCAACCAAGCGGATTACTATTAAGGTACACTCCGTTCGCCAGCCTGACTCGACCTATCCGGTAGTGATTAAACCTTATCGCGTTTATGTTTCTCGAGCAGGTAAAGTCGAAGTTGACGAAGCCAAATTTACGGTAACCAATGTCTCAGACGAAGATCTGGATTTGAAAATAGTGAGTGAGCCATATGGTTATTTACAAATTGATTTGCCTGATGAAGTAAAAGCCGGCGAAACGGCTGAATGCAAAATAAAGGTCAATGAGGATCACCTCAATCAAAGTTTCGAAAAATCGATTACGTTGGAGCTCAACGACCCAACCAAAACGCGTTTTTCCATTCCTATTATCAGGCGATTAATAGGAGGCAAAAAAGCACAGGCCAGTAACGCTGGTTCACGATAAAAAACAAATTCTTTAAGCAATTTACGACCGCCGATTTTTTCGGCGGTTTTTTTTGCCCTTTACGTGGGCGCAAAAATATTGTATTATGAGTTTCTGGAAATTTTAACGACGACCGATAAAAGACCTAAAGAAGACCAACATAGAATCGGGAGATATTGATGGTAACCATCTCAGAACTTGCCTCTGTGGAGCTTAATAAAGTTATGCAGTCTGAAAACGCCAGGGGAAAAAGTTTATTTGTCAATTTCATGGGGTATGGTTGAAGCGGACCCGTCCTGGGTTTGGCTCTGGATGAGCCGGAAGAAGGTCTGACCAACTTTAATTCCAAAGGTATAGAAGTATTTATGCACTCCGCTTTAGCGGATCAATTGCAGCAATTTGGGGGCGTATCTATTGACTTTATAGATGAGGGGCCCGACCGCAGGGGATTTGTGATTGCGACTAATAACAAACCCGCGGGGCATGATTGCAAAGGATGCAATACCGATTCGGGGTGTAGTTCCGAGGAAGATAATAAAGGCGAATGAAAACAATTAAAAAAAAGAGCCGGCATATTACCGGTTCTTGAGATCATAAACACATTCCGAGACAGAATTCTACCAATCATTGTCTCTTGAATCTCGCCAATCGCTATCAGTATCATCTTCTTTATCAAGAATCTGTTGCCAGACGGGATCATATTTCTCTCTCGGATGAGTCGAATGAACTAACCTGTAATCGCCGATCTGAGCCATGAAATCATTGACAAATACGAATATTTTGCGACCGTCCAAATTATAATAGGTCCATTTTTGATACGGATAACTGCGGCCTTCCATTTCAACCGTTTCAGCGTCATTATACGGACCATAAGTAATATATATCCGGCCGCGGTCGGTTTTCCAGCCATCTTTGGTATCGGAGCGAGTCGATAACATCTCATTGGCGAATACAAATCTCCGAATCGCTTCTTCATATACGGGATTTTTCGCGTCGGATGGGTCATCATCCCTGGTTCGCCAGAACTGATGAATAAAATTCTTTTTGCCCTCAATCGATAATTTGTCAATCTGGATTTTCTCGGCTTCAGAAAGATGATAATATGCTATATTCCTCATCAGTTCAACATCTTCAATCGAATACTGTTTTTGGGCGAGTTCGGACGCAACTATCGAAATCGCTTTGGAAGCCAAAGTCTTTGCGCCGGTAGCCGCATCGGTAACCTCAAAAATCAAATAATAATCCCCCGTGGGTATCGAAGGCAGTTCCAAACAATTAACAACAACTGCCGATGTTCCGGGCTTATCTTTGGCTTGGCCTCCGAAATCATGTATTAAATTCCCGTTCATGTCCTTAAGGGAATAATTGGTAAAAAACTTTTTAATTTTGGCGGAGGTAAATTCTTCCTCGAAAGATAATCCGTATAACTCGGCATAGACCCAGATATGTTTATTCAAAAATGCTTGATATCGGCCGGTTGGATTCGGAATTACGACCCGATCCTGTTTTATCAATCGATTATTGACAGGTGAATCATCATCTAAATTCAAGGTTGATATCTCAAAAGCCACCTGTAAGTCGCTACACCTAAGACCCGGCTGAAAATAATCAGGAATTTCGGCAACGATAGTATTCCGGCTCGATTTTTTGGAGACATCATCCACGGCCGAACACAAAATACGATAGTGACCGGGATCCAAATGCAGACCCAATAAATCAAAAAGCTGTATCCCCTGCCTCAGACTTTCTTCACGGTCTTTTACTCGGCTTAGAAAATATGTTGATGCAGAATCCAGTGCAGCGCCTGATTCATCATACGCGATTGCCGACAAATAAACACCGGCATAAAGATATTCGCTCGTATCAGAACCAATAAAGCCCAGTTCATCACGATTCAATCCGCAATATATCTCGATATATGGCCGCTTTTCCGCCAAATCGGCATAAGATGCGTAATCGGTTAAAAATGTCAAAGAATTACCGGTCGCTCCGGAAATACTTCCCAGAGCTAAAAGCGCAATTGCAAATGCCAGAATGATCCGTATCATTATTAATTCCCAAATCCTAAACCGTCATAAGGCGGTTGTAATTCATAATTCCCGTCGCCCCATTCATCAATAAACAGAAATTTCCGAGGCGGATTCGTACGGAAATAGTGCCAGATCTGATAGGGTTTTGTCGCTAATTCAAAAGGGTAATCCTCGACCTCATCCGGAGGACCGTAGGTTATATAAATCATACCCCGAGTGGTCTTCCAGCCATCTCTATTCATAAAGGTGAAGTATCGATTGGAATGTCGGACGCGGCGAAAATACTCTGCTTTG
This window harbors:
- a CDS encoding DUF1573 domain-containing protein — protein: MIKPYRVYVSRAGKVEVDEAKFTVTNVSDEDLDLKIVSEPYGYLQIDLPDEVKAGETAECKIKVNEDHLNQSFEKSITLELNDPTKTRFSIPIIRRLIGGKKAQASNAGSR
- a CDS encoding GWxTD domain-containing protein is translated as MIRIILAFAIALLALGSISGATGNSLTFLTDYASYADLAEKRPYIEIYCGLNRDELGFIGSDTSEYLYAGVYLSAIAYDESGAALDSASTYFLSRVKDREESLRQGIQLFDLLGLHLDPGHYRILCSAVDDVSKKSSRNTIVAEIPDYFQPGLRCSDLQVAFEISTLNLDDDSPVNNRLIKQDRVVIPNPTGRYQAFLNKHIWVYAELYGLSFEEEFTSAKIKKFFTNYSLKDMNGNLIHDFGGQAKDKPGTSAVVVNCLELPSIPTGDYYLIFEVTDAATGAKTLASKAISIVASELAQKQYSIEDVELMRNIAYYHLSEAEKIQIDKLSIEGKKNFIHQFWRTRDDDPSDAKNPVYEEAIRRFVFANEMLSTRSDTKDGWKTDRGRIYITYGPYNDAETVEMEGRSYPYQKWTYYNLDGRKIFVFVNDFMAQIGDYRLVHSTHPREKYDPVWQQILDKEDDTDSDWRDSRDNDW